GCCTTTGCCAAGTTCTTGAACGATTTCAAGACCGGCCAACGCACCTTCATGCGCGATGAATTTCCCAGTGAGGAGGCAGCCTTGAGGCGCATGGGAATCCGTTTTATCAAGGCCAAATATCAATTTCAGGGCCATTCTGCGGTACTGGAGCTGTTATACAGCGCTCCGGGAGCACCGCCACGGAAAATTGCTCCATGCTGGGATTGAATCGCCAGAACGCCGGATGGCGATGGAAGGCCATCGGCAAACACCCGGCCGCCATGGATTATTTTAGCCTGAACAACGGCACGCCCCTGATGGACGCGATTGCCGAGTGGGTGACCAAGGGCTACGAGGGGCTGACGGCCCGCGGCCCCGCTTCCAACGGGCCCTACTCGTGGCGTTTCTGGTTCAGGGGCAGTAAGAAGGGCACCCTGGTTTGCGGCGTGGGGCGCGACAGCAGCGACCGGATCGGCCGGCCCTATCCGCTGCTGCTCTTGGGCGAGGGACCCTTGAAGGGCTGGGAGAAGATCTGGACCCTGCTTCCCACGGTGCTGGATCGCACGTGGACGCAGATCGAGCGTCTGGCCACCCAGCGGTTTGCAGACCTGAACGAACTGAACGAGGCGGTGACGCGCATTCCGCCGCCACAAATCCAAGGGCCGCCGCCCGCCTTTGCCGATTTGGCGCCACGGGACCTGCAGGGACAGGCGGAGGTGGATCGATGCATGCAGGCGCTGCAGCATGAGGGGCGGGTGATCGTTCCCTTGGGCGATGGTGCGGACGTCGAGACCAGCCATGCGGCCTTTCGGTGGCAGGGCAAACTGGCATCCTGCTGCCCGGAAACGCCGCGCGCGATATTTCTTGGCGGGCATCCGCGGCGCATTTTTTTAGTTTTGGTTAAGGAACCGCTGTCAACTGCCGATTTTATTGCTTTGTGGAGCGTTTGACGGCAATGAAGCCACCAGAACGGATTTGATCATAGCGCTGCTGAAGAGGTTGGCCAATCATGGATCTGACCACGTTAGGAATCGTTCCCATTCCCGGCGACCATCCCGCCGGATCGGACGTACGTTATGAACCGGTATTTGAACAGCTTCAGGCCGAAATCGACAAGCTCTCTTCGCCGTCCGCATCGGGCCAGGTGGATTGGGCCCGGGTCGAGGAATATGGTATCGAGATCTTGAGCAGCAAATCCAAGGATCTGACCGTTGCCTGTTATCTGGCCGCGGCCCTGGTGATCAACCGCCGGATCGAAGGTTTGGATGCCGGCCTCAACCTGCTCAAGGATCTGCTGGAAACTTTTTGGGACCAGCTCTACCCGCCCAAGAAGCGGATGCGCGGTCGCAACGGCGCCATTACCTGGTGGTTGGACCGCATGGAAGTCGAGCTGCAGAAACTCTCTCCGGCGCCTCTTTCCGCCGAACTGGTCGAGCGCCTCAAGACCCATGTGAAACGCATCGATGCCGTACTGTCGGAAAAGATGCCCGATGCGCCCATGATGCGTTCGCTGGAGCGTTCCATCAATGCTTTCCCGGTTCAGGAACAGCAGGAAACACCACCCGACGGCTCTGAAGCAACGGTCGAGGCGGGGGGCGTCGCCGGGACCGCTGCTGCTGCCGTTCGGCCCGCCGTTTCCCCCCCCGCGCCTGCCGAAGAAAATCGGGTCGCTCCTGCGGCTCAGGAAAGCGGCGTACCCGGTGCCAAGATTGCGCCGCAGGTTTCCGCGGCGAGTGACGGGGCCTTGGACGGCGCCATCACCGACGAGGTCGGTGCGCGGCGGGGGGCGGATGCTGCCTTCCAGCGATTGCGCCAGGTCAGCCTCTTTTTGCTGCAGCAGGATTATAAAAACCCGTTGGCCTACCGATACCGGCGCATCGCCTGCTGGGCCAAACTGACGACCCTGCCGCCCAACGCCGACGGCGTGACACAGATACCGCCACCCGCGCCCCAGGTGATCTCTGCTCTGGAAACGCTCCGAACCGAGGGCAACCTGTCCGCCCTGATTCAAAACGCCGAGCAAAAACTCTCCCAATTCATCTTCTGGCTCGATCTCAACCGCTGGGTGGTCGAGGCGCTCGATGGGCTGGGCGGCGGCTGCCAGCTTGCATCTTCCGCCGTCAGCCAGGCCACGGCCGATTTGGCTACGCGCCTGCCAGGCCTGGCATCGCTCCGATTTTCCGACGGCATGCCGTTTGCCGATCCTGCCACCGCTCAATGGGTGCAGGGTCTTGAAACGGCCGCTCCCGCGGTTGGCGTTTCCAGGCCGCCCACGGCAAACCGGGAAGATGGGGATGACCTGCTCGGGGCAAAGATCCAGGAAGCCGCGTCGTTGGCCGGCAAGAAGCAGCTGTCTGAAGCCGTCGGCCTGTTGCAGGAGGAGATGCGCCGCAGCGCCTCCCGACGCCAGAGCCTGCAATGGCGCCTGGCCATCGTCCGACTGTTCATGGAAATGAAAAAGATCAGCTTGGCCTTGCCCCATCTCGATCAGGTGCTGGCCGATATCGACGCCTACCGCCTGGAGGTTTGGGAACCGGATCTGGCCCTGGAAGGCCTGACCACCGCCTGGCAGGCGTATGGTGCCGGGGGCAATAATGACCTTAAAGCGCGCGCCGCGGAGTTGCTCGATCGCATCGCCCTCTTGGATGCGGCAGCGGCCGTGCGGTTATCCCGTTAGGATCATACGAAAAAATTTATGAAGCAATTCTGATTAGTAGCATAGGTTGGTGTAGGGGCGGGGTTTATCCCCGCCCGATCAGAACCCATAATTTGTATGGAGATATTCAATCTCAAACGTCAGGATCCTACATGCTGTCGGAGCGTTTTTCTTAAATTTTAACCCCGAGAAGGGAGAAGTGCCATGGCTAAAGAAGGAACCGTCGCCCCAAAGGAGAGAGTCAATATCGTTTATCGACCGGCCACCGGGGACGCCAAGGAAGAGGTGGAACTGCCGCTGAAGATGTTGGTCGTCGGAGACTTCAACATGAGGGAAGATGACCGCATGATCGAGGAGCGCGAACCGATCAATATCGATAAAGATAATTTCGACGAAGTGATGCGCGCCCAAAACCTGAAACTCGATGTGGATGTGGCCGACAAGATTTCCGGTGATCCGGACAAGGAGATTGCCGTGTCACTCAAATTCGAGTCGATCAAGGACTTCAACCCCGAAGCCATTGCGCAGCATACACCCGAGTTGAATCAGCTGCTGCAACTGCGGGAAGCGTTGAGCGCCCTCAAGGGACCGATGAGCAACCGGCCGGAATTCCGCAAGAAGATACAGGAGATCGTCAAGGACGAAGCGGCACGGGAAAAACTGCTCAAAGAGCTCAATCTCGACAATGAGTAGAAAGGGAGGATCGTATGGCTGAAGAACGAGAAATGCAAAAGGCCGAGGCACCCGAAGCCCAAGTCGATACGACCACATCCTTACTGGATGACATCGTCAACGCGACGAAGCTGAAACCCGCCGATGAGGGCTACGCCATCGCCAAAAAAGGGGTCGAGGCGCTGCTCGGCCAGCTGATCGAGCCGGGGCGCAAGATAGACAAGATATCCAATGCGGTGATCGACGAGTTCATCGCCGAAATCGATCAAAAGCTCAGCGCCCAGCTGGATGCCATCATGCATCATCCCCAGGTGCAGAAGCTGGAGTCGGCCTGGCGTTCGCTCAAATTTCTGGTGGATCGCACCGATTTCAGGGAAAACATCAAAATCGAAATCCTGAGCGCCACCAAGGAAGAGCTGCTGGAAGACTTCGAGGATTCACCCGAGGTCTCCAAATCGGGTCTATACAAGACGGTCTATACGGCGGAGTATGGTCAATTCGGCGGCCAGCCGTACAGCAATATCATCGCTAACTTCGATTTCGGGCCGGGGCCTCAGGACATCAAGCTGCTTCAATATGTGGCGGCCGTCTCCGCCATGGCGCATGCGCCCTTCATTGCAGCGGCCGGGCCTCAGTTTTTCGGTGTGGAGAGTTTTTCCGAACTGCCCAACCTGAAAGATCTGCATTCCATCTTCGAAGGCCCGCAATACGCCAAATGGCAGGCTTTCAGAGAGTCAGAGGATGCGCGCTACGTGGCATTGACCACGCCGCGATTTCTGCTGCGTCTGCCTTATGGCAGGGATACCCAGCCGGTGAAAAGCTTCAATTATGAGGAGAATGTCTCCGACTCCCATGAGCGTTACCTCTGGGGCAATGCCGCTTTTGCCTTTGCCAGCCGGCTGACCGACAGCTTCGCCAAATATCGCTGGTGCACCAACATCATCGGTCCTATGGGGGGCGGCACGGTGGAGGATCTGCCCTTGCACCAGTTCGCTTCCATGGGCGCGATCCAGACCAAGATTCCAACGGAGGTGTTGATATCGGAACGTCGTGAGTTCGAGCTGGCCGAGGAGGGGTTTATCGCCCTGACCATGCGCAAGGGCAGTGACAATGCCTGTTTTTTCTCCGCCAACTCGGTCCAGAAGCCCAAATACTTCGGAAACAGCGAGGAGGGCAAGGCGGCGGAGCTCAACTTCAAGCTTGGCACCCAGTTGCCATACATGTATGTGGCCAATCGCCTGGCCCACTATCTCAAGGTGATTCAACGGGAAAATATCGGCAGCTGGAAGGAGCGTTCTGATCTGGAGCGCGAGTTGAACCAGTGGATTCGCCAGTATGTGGCTGATCAGGACAATCCGCCGGCCTCGGTGCGGAGCCGCAGGCCGCTGCGCCAGGCCCAGGTCACGGTTGAAAGTGTTGAGGGAGAACCCGGTTGGTATCGGGTCGGAATGAAAGTGCGCCCGCATTTCAAATACATGGGTGCGTTTTTCACCTTATCTCTGGTTGGAAAGTTGGATAAAGAATAAAATCATATCGAACGAGGAGGAAACAGCATGCCAACACCAGCGTATCTTACCATCGAGGGAACCAATCAAGGCGCGATCACAAAAGGTACCTTTACTCAGGAGAGTGTGGGCAATGTGTATCAAGAGGGGCACGAGGATGAAATCCTGGTCGAGGCGTTTTCCCATCAGGTCACCATCCCCACCGATCCGCAGAGCGGCCAACCTTCGGGACAACGGTCTCACCGACCGCTGGTCATCACCAAGGTTTTCGATAAATCCTCTCCTTTGCTGTATTCGGCCCTTACGTCCGGAGAAAAAATGACCAAGTGCCAACTGAGATTTTTCCGGACGAGCCCCGATGGCAAGCAGGAGCACTATTACACTATCGAACTCGAGGATGCCATCATCGTCGACATCCGGGCCTACATGCCCAATTGCCAGGATCCGAATCTGGCTCACTTCACCAACCTGGAAGATGTTTCCTTCACTTACCGGAAGATTACCTGGACCCACGAAGCCGCGGGTACCTCCGGAAGCGATGATTGGCGAGCGCCGAAGGTATAGTATCTTTTTTTCAGAGAGGAGCAAACACACGGGCGGGCGTAAAGCCCGCCCCTGCGCAATGAGAGAGATTCAATGCGAGAGCACCGCCTGCTGGACCGAATTCGCCTCGCGGCCAGGAATCCCAGCCGCAGGGTCACAGAAGATCCGAAGCAGATGATCCGCTCGGTTCAGGAACATCTGCAGCGAATTCTCAATACGCGGCAGGGCAACGTGCCCATAGCGGATGACTATGGCATTCCGGACTTTACCAACCTGATGAGCGGCTTTCCTGAGTCGAGACG
This Desulfatitalea tepidiphila DNA region includes the following protein-coding sequences:
- the tssA gene encoding type VI secretion system protein TssA, giving the protein MDLTTLGIVPIPGDHPAGSDVRYEPVFEQLQAEIDKLSSPSASGQVDWARVEEYGIEILSSKSKDLTVACYLAAALVINRRIEGLDAGLNLLKDLLETFWDQLYPPKKRMRGRNGAITWWLDRMEVELQKLSPAPLSAELVERLKTHVKRIDAVLSEKMPDAPMMRSLERSINAFPVQEQQETPPDGSEATVEAGGVAGTAAAAVRPAVSPPAPAEENRVAPAAQESGVPGAKIAPQVSAASDGALDGAITDEVGARRGADAAFQRLRQVSLFLLQQDYKNPLAYRYRRIACWAKLTTLPPNADGVTQIPPPAPQVISALETLRTEGNLSALIQNAEQKLSQFIFWLDLNRWVVEALDGLGGGCQLASSAVSQATADLATRLPGLASLRFSDGMPFADPATAQWVQGLETAAPAVGVSRPPTANREDGDDLLGAKIQEAASLAGKKQLSEAVGLLQEEMRRSASRRQSLQWRLAIVRLFMEMKKISLALPHLDQVLADIDAYRLEVWEPDLALEGLTTAWQAYGAGGNNDLKARAAELLDRIALLDAAAAVRLSR
- a CDS encoding TagF domain-containing protein — encoded protein: MLGLNRQNAGWRWKAIGKHPAAMDYFSLNNGTPLMDAIAEWVTKGYEGLTARGPASNGPYSWRFWFRGSKKGTLVCGVGRDSSDRIGRPYPLLLLGEGPLKGWEKIWTLLPTVLDRTWTQIERLATQRFADLNELNEAVTRIPPPQIQGPPPAFADLAPRDLQGQAEVDRCMQALQHEGRVIVPLGDGADVETSHAAFRWQGKLASCCPETPRAIFLGGHPRRIFLVLVKEPLSTADFIALWSV
- the tssB gene encoding type VI secretion system contractile sheath small subunit, whose protein sequence is MAKEGTVAPKERVNIVYRPATGDAKEEVELPLKMLVVGDFNMREDDRMIEEREPINIDKDNFDEVMRAQNLKLDVDVADKISGDPDKEIAVSLKFESIKDFNPEAIAQHTPELNQLLQLREALSALKGPMSNRPEFRKKIQEIVKDEAAREKLLKELNLDNE
- the tssE gene encoding type VI secretion system baseplate subunit TssE, which gives rise to MREHRLLDRIRLAARNPSRRVTEDPKQMIRSVQEHLQRILNTRQGNVPIADDYGIPDFTNLMSGFPESRRSIERTIRNTIQTFEPRLQGVRVAFLDQQEDKLTLSFQISAQLVLAGHKDPVTFESVLDAGGHIEVKN
- a CDS encoding Hcp family type VI secretion system effector; its protein translation is MPTPAYLTIEGTNQGAITKGTFTQESVGNVYQEGHEDEILVEAFSHQVTIPTDPQSGQPSGQRSHRPLVITKVFDKSSPLLYSALTSGEKMTKCQLRFFRTSPDGKQEHYYTIELEDAIIVDIRAYMPNCQDPNLAHFTNLEDVSFTYRKITWTHEAAGTSGSDDWRAPKV
- the tssC gene encoding type VI secretion system contractile sheath large subunit → MAEEREMQKAEAPEAQVDTTTSLLDDIVNATKLKPADEGYAIAKKGVEALLGQLIEPGRKIDKISNAVIDEFIAEIDQKLSAQLDAIMHHPQVQKLESAWRSLKFLVDRTDFRENIKIEILSATKEELLEDFEDSPEVSKSGLYKTVYTAEYGQFGGQPYSNIIANFDFGPGPQDIKLLQYVAAVSAMAHAPFIAAAGPQFFGVESFSELPNLKDLHSIFEGPQYAKWQAFRESEDARYVALTTPRFLLRLPYGRDTQPVKSFNYEENVSDSHERYLWGNAAFAFASRLTDSFAKYRWCTNIIGPMGGGTVEDLPLHQFASMGAIQTKIPTEVLISERREFELAEEGFIALTMRKGSDNACFFSANSVQKPKYFGNSEEGKAAELNFKLGTQLPYMYVANRLAHYLKVIQRENIGSWKERSDLERELNQWIRQYVADQDNPPASVRSRRPLRQAQVTVESVEGEPGWYRVGMKVRPHFKYMGAFFTLSLVGKLDKE